A portion of the Candidatus Methylacidiphilales bacterium genome contains these proteins:
- a CDS encoding phytoene/squalene synthase family protein: protein MDLIVDRSYRAAADVTRLHAKSFYFASVALPHDKKRHAYALYSFCRYLDDRVDRADSPAAMDEAVRELEDFVARVASGSGTITGERRRLPWVDAFLHTTEVCGIPADLYRDLLHGVRLDRAEVELPDWPSLKSYCYYVAGVVGLMMTRIFGMEDRTHDPRAVELGEAMQLTNILRDVAEDLRLGRVYLPKEELARFGLDRAFLARGQVTPEWREFMRFQTGRARAAYASAEPGIRALPRDGSQRTVWLMSTIYAGILDAVEEADYDVFTARRHVPLSRKCLLAMRVWFR from the coding sequence ATGGACTTGATTGTTGACCGATCCTACCGGGCCGCGGCCGATGTGACCCGCTTGCACGCCAAAAGCTTTTACTTTGCCTCGGTGGCTTTGCCGCACGATAAAAAGCGCCACGCCTACGCGCTCTATTCCTTTTGCCGGTATCTGGACGACCGGGTGGACCGGGCTGATTCCCCCGCGGCCATGGACGAAGCGGTGCGGGAATTGGAGGATTTTGTCGCGCGGGTGGCCTCGGGATCCGGCACCATCACCGGGGAGCGCCGACGCCTGCCCTGGGTCGATGCTTTTTTGCACACGACCGAAGTCTGCGGGATTCCCGCGGATCTCTACCGCGACCTGCTGCACGGGGTGCGTTTGGACCGCGCGGAAGTGGAGTTGCCCGACTGGCCCTCCCTCAAGTCCTATTGCTATTACGTGGCCGGAGTGGTCGGTCTGATGATGACCCGGATTTTTGGCATGGAAGACCGGACCCACGATCCCCGGGCGGTGGAATTGGGCGAGGCCATGCAACTGACCAACATCCTCCGGGACGTGGCGGAGGATCTGCGTCTGGGGCGGGTCTATCTGCCAAAGGAGGAACTGGCACGTTTCGGGCTGGACCGCGCATTCCTGGCCCGCGGGCAGGTCACGCCGGAGTGGCGCGAGTTCATGCGTTTCCAGACCGGGCGGGCCCGGGCGGCCTACGCTTCCGCGGAACCCGGCATCCGTGCCCTGCCACGCGACGGTTCGCAACGCACGGTCTGGTTGATGAGCACCATCTACGCCGGCATCCTCGATGCGGTGGAAGAGGCGGACTATGATGTTTTTACCGCGCGCCGCCATGTCCCGCTCTCCCGCAAGTGCCTGCTGGCCATGCGGGTGTGGTTCCGGTGA
- a CDS encoding polyprenyl synthetase family protein codes for MPTEGLEKAQAALETTLQDLFTEQKDTYHYGEWFEPLYFDLAEFVGRKGKRVRPLMFLLSYRAFGGNLPPDHPGLMRVAASLELLHTFILMHDDVIDRSDTRRGLPTYHKLVEQRISAFEGSDRVGENVAVVMGDIVFAMALRVLNQSGFDPLVRARVMEKFLGYTVDTGVGEIYDILFSVRDIAQLSAGEIERMYHLKTTRYTFEAPCVIGAILAGAEETKVAAIRAVTDPLGLAFQIQNDLSECRFADPLEMSSCTDLLEGKKTLVVRCAYDRLDEVDRSFLQLCLNSARRTESTLVKLRDLILKSGALEVMKQRAEDLFTQAAGEVDSGVFTENESARIHTALRLIRQQARVMV; via the coding sequence ATGCCCACCGAGGGATTGGAAAAAGCCCAGGCCGCCCTGGAGACCACATTGCAGGACCTGTTCACGGAACAGAAGGACACCTACCACTACGGTGAGTGGTTCGAGCCGTTGTATTTCGATCTGGCGGAGTTCGTCGGACGCAAGGGCAAACGTGTCCGCCCCCTGATGTTCCTCCTCAGCTACCGTGCCTTTGGCGGCAATCTTCCCCCGGATCATCCCGGCTTGATGCGTGTGGCGGCTTCCCTGGAGTTGCTCCACACCTTCATCCTCATGCACGATGATGTCATCGACCGGTCCGACACCCGGCGCGGCCTGCCGACTTACCACAAGCTGGTGGAGCAACGCATCAGTGCCTTCGAGGGCAGCGATCGGGTGGGTGAAAATGTGGCCGTGGTCATGGGTGATATTGTGTTCGCCATGGCCCTGCGTGTCCTGAACCAGTCCGGCTTCGACCCCCTCGTGCGCGCCCGGGTCATGGAGAAGTTTCTTGGATACACCGTCGACACCGGGGTGGGTGAAATCTATGACATCCTTTTCAGTGTGCGCGACATCGCCCAGCTATCGGCCGGGGAAATCGAGCGGATGTACCACCTCAAGACCACCCGTTACACCTTTGAAGCCCCCTGCGTCATCGGAGCCATCCTGGCCGGGGCGGAGGAAACGAAAGTGGCGGCCATCCGTGCGGTGACGGATCCTCTCGGTCTGGCTTTCCAGATCCAGAACGATCTTTCCGAATGCCGCTTTGCCGACCCGCTGGAGATGAGTTCGTGCACCGACCTGTTGGAGGGCAAAAAAACCCTGGTGGTGCGTTGCGCCTACGACCGTTTGGATGAGGTGGACCGCTCCTTCCTCCAACTGTGCCTCAATTCCGCCCGCCGGACGGAATCGACGCTGGTCAAGCTGCGCGATCTCATTCTCAAATCCGGTGCCCTGGAGGTCATGAAGCAACGGGCGGAAGACCTCTTCACACAGGCCGCTGGGGAGGTGGATTCGGGCGTATTCACCGAAAACGAGTCCGCCCGCATCCACACGGCTTTGCGTCTCATCCGTCAGCAGGCACGGGTGATGGTTTGA
- a CDS encoding lysophospholipid acyltransferase family protein: MIAARKEPLLDELFYRAYLRPSLRRHFHTIRIRGMGHLRGLPAGRSVIAFANHTNWWDGLIIFFLTRFVPERQFFCMMEEKQLRHYRFFTRLGAFSVDPGNSLRAAGAVFYSLKLLKRPDTMLWIFPQGKMVGSQDPVEIRPGAGFIGQRSNQSLMIPVAFRYAFFREQRPEVLIAVGEPHTAAEVSEAWIQQSLQQLADELRESESSGDLSGFEPLMNPGWSVNKVWEAVIHFLRGRWHEFKPVN; the protein is encoded by the coding sequence ATGATCGCGGCCAGAAAAGAACCCCTGCTGGATGAATTGTTCTACCGGGCTTATCTCCGCCCGAGCCTGAGGCGTCATTTTCATACCATCCGGATCCGTGGCATGGGCCACCTGCGTGGCCTGCCCGCGGGACGTTCGGTCATTGCCTTTGCCAACCACACCAACTGGTGGGACGGGCTCATCATCTTCTTTCTCACCCGGTTTGTGCCCGAGCGCCAGTTTTTTTGCATGATGGAGGAGAAGCAGCTCCGCCACTACCGGTTCTTCACGCGACTCGGGGCCTTTTCTGTCGACCCCGGCAACAGCCTCCGGGCCGCCGGCGCGGTTTTCTACAGCCTCAAGCTTCTCAAGCGTCCCGACACCATGCTCTGGATTTTTCCCCAGGGCAAAATGGTCGGCTCCCAAGACCCGGTGGAAATCCGTCCCGGGGCCGGCTTCATCGGCCAGCGCAGCAACCAGTCGCTGATGATTCCGGTGGCCTTCCGCTACGCCTTTTTCCGTGAGCAACGTCCCGAGGTCCTGATCGCGGTGGGCGAGCCCCATACCGCGGCGGAGGTTTCCGAAGCATGGATCCAGCAGAGTCTCCAGCAATTGGCCGATGAGCTTCGGGAAAGCGAAAGCTCCGGTGACTTGTCAGGCTTTGAGCCTCTGATGAATCCGGGATGGTCGGTCAACAAGGTTTGGGAGGCGGTCATCCATTTCCTGCGTGGACGCTGGCACGAATTCAAGCCGGTCAATTGA